A genomic stretch from Nilaparvata lugens isolate BPH chromosome 8, ASM1435652v1, whole genome shotgun sequence includes:
- the LOC111047998 gene encoding guanine nucleotide-binding protein G(o) subunit alpha isoform X2, protein MGGCLTLDRDETKARRRSEQIDKQLGELARQQRNIIKILLLGAGESGKSTLVKQMKIIHSDGFTRDELCSFRPTVMDNLLSSMKYVLSGMGLLRINLQSAKNKAHAQTVLASPSCFDKSFNVLPGVAQALQALWQDRGVRLAVARGYEYELNDSALYLFENMERICNEKYIPSPTDVLRARVRTNGIIETHFKMNDVVISMFDVGGQRSQRRKWIYCFDDVKAVLFVVSLSGYDMTLIEDTNVNRLEESLNLFSQIVNNRFFREASFVLLLNKFDLFREKILYSGRHLRLYFPDYKGPDHDVDRAALFIQHKFALRNQNAAKVMYPHFTTATDTSNVQVVFQVVMDMVIRHNLTQMTLL, encoded by the exons ATGGGTGGCTGCCTAACTCTTGACAGAGATGAAACGAAAGCTCGTCGACGCAGCGAGCAAATCGACAAGCAGCTCGGCGAATTGGCAAGGCAGCAACGTAATATCATCAAAATCCTACTGCTTG GTGCGGGGGAAAGTGGGAAAAGTACTCTGGTGAagcagatgaaaataattcacAGCGATGGCTTCACCAGGGACGAGTTGTGCAGCTTCCGTCCCACTGTCATGGACAACCTGCTTTCCTCCATGAAGTATGTGCTCAGTGGCATGGGTCTGCTCAGAATCAACCTGCAGTCTGCCAAAAATAAG GCGCATGCGCAAACCGTGCTAGCTAGTCCCAGCTGTTTCGACAAGAGCTTCAATGTCCTGCCCGGAGTGGCCCAGGCATTGCAAGCTCTCTGGCAAGACAGGGGAGTTCGTCTCGCCGTAGCCAGGGGATATGAATACGAACTCAACGATTCTGCTCTCTA tttatttgaaaacatgGAAAGGATATGCAACGAAAAGTACATACCTTCGCCGACCGATGTACTGAGGGCAAGGGTTAGAACTAATGGAATTATAGAAACTCATTTCAAAATGAACGATGTGGTGATTAG TATGTTTGATGTGGGAGGCCAGCGATCTCAAAGAAGAAAGTGGATCTATTGCTTTGATGACGTCAAAGCTGTTCTATTCGTGGTGTCATTGAGTGGATATGATATGACGCTCATT GAAGACACAAACGTCAACCGGCTAGAGGAGAGTTTGAATCTTTTCTCTCAAATAGTGAACAACAGATTCTTTCGGGAAGCATCTTTCGTGCTTCTGCTGAATAAGTTCGACCTATTTAGGGAAAAGATTCTCTATTCTGGCAGACATCTGAGGCTTTATTTTCCCGATTATAAAG GACCAGACCACGACGTAGACCGCGCGGCGCTGTTCATCCAGCACAAGTTCGCACTGCGCAACCAGAACGCAGCCAAAGTGATGTATCCGCACTTCACCACTGCCACCGACACATCCAATGTGCAGGTCGTCTTCCAGGTGGTCATGGACATGGTCATCCGGCACAATCTCACTCAGATGACGCTGCTCTGA
- the LOC111047998 gene encoding guanine nucleotide-binding protein G(o) subunit alpha isoform X1, translated as MGGCLTLDRDETKARRRSEQIDKQLGELARQQRNIIKILLLGAGESGKSTLVKQMKIIHSDGFTRDELCSFRPTVMDNLLSSMKYVLSGMGLLRINLQSAKNKAHAQTVLASPSCFDKSFNVLPGVAQALQALWQDRGVRLAVARGYEYELNDSALYLFENMERICNEKYIPSPTDVLRARVRTNGIIETHFKMNDVVISMFDVGGQRSQRRKWIYCFDDVKAVLFVVSLSGYDMTLIEDTNVNRLEESLNLFSQIVNNRFFREASFVLLLNKFDLFREKILYSGRHLRLYFPDYKGPDHDVDRAALFIQHKFALRNQNAAKVMYPHFTTATDTSNVQVVFQVVMDMVIRHNLTQMTLL; from the exons ATGGGTGGCTGCCTAACTCTTGACAGAGATGAAACGAAAGCTCGTCGACGCAGCGAGCAAATCGACAAGCAGCTCGGCGAATTGGCAAGGCAGCAACGTAATATCATCAAAATCCTACTGCTTG GTGCGGGGGAAAGTGGGAAAAGTACTCTGGTGAagcagatgaaaataattcacAGTGATGGCTTCACCAGGGACGAGTTGTGCAGCTTCCGTCCCACTGTCATGGACAACCTGCTTTCCTCCATGAAGTATGTGCTCAGTGGCATGGGTCTGCTCAGAATCAACCTGCAGTCTGCCAAAAATAAG GCGCATGCGCAAACCGTGCTAGCTAGTCCCAGCTGTTTCGACAAGAGCTTCAATGTCCTGCCCGGAGTGGCCCAGGCATTGCAAGCTCTCTGGCAAGACAGGGGAGTTCGTCTCGCCGTAGCCAGGGGATATGAATACGAACTCAACGATTCTGCTCTCTA tttatttgaaaacatgGAAAGGATATGCAACGAAAAGTACATACCTTCGCCGACCGATGTACTGAGGGCAAGGGTTAGAACTAATGGAATTATAGAAACTCATTTCAAAATGAACGATGTGGTGATTAG TATGTTTGATGTGGGAGGCCAGCGATCTCAAAGAAGAAAGTGGATCTATTGCTTTGATGACGTCAAAGCTGTTCTATTCGTGGTGTCATTGAGTGGATATGATATGACGCTCATT GAAGACACAAACGTCAACCGGCTAGAGGAGAGTTTGAATCTTTTCTCTCAAATAGTGAACAACAGATTCTTTCGGGAAGCATCTTTCGTGCTTCTGCTGAATAAGTTCGACCTATTTAGGGAAAAGATTCTCTATTCTGGCAGACATCTGAGGCTTTATTTTCCCGATTATAAAG GACCAGACCACGACGTAGACCGCGCGGCGCTGTTCATCCAGCACAAGTTCGCACTGCGCAACCAGAACGCAGCCAAAGTGATGTATCCGCACTTCACCACTGCCACCGACACATCCAATGTGCAGGTCGTCTTCCAGGTGGTCATGGACATGGTCATCCGGCACAATCTCACTCAGATGACGCTGCTCTGA
- the LOC111047997 gene encoding uncharacterized protein LOC111047997 translates to MRAFKVPILFLLIFAGSQRAAIAERTTTTEEPPEDVTSESMATNEDLEPDLRDCRSEDTRQQIELIMKMLGTNDSKVISQTDMENTSDEAVLVVGERGSGKTSLIQFLIGNEKLVSNIIEGEKPSPSLYHKTAEHVYSIDDGEKIGIAADNHSFTQYPEIVNFNGINFIDTQGFEASRSPADEIIAITVKKKILKKFKKAKILFLVNYSKAPTSSLTVNLVYSFSRIHSFVELGRYANNTAIIITNVPFVLEANNDDDDNDEEDYNDEDDNENAGHFVKKHNKTNQQNRKVTSEPQVVDNTLADIIFSLYLVQSIVDPVVEVGKEPPGKVREIEKKRDIMSLIDSIEYTKKKLNILRVNEFHQPYRVGALHNMTLFEKDRKSLFEMIENLEPIEIRQQDFNFTLSRQAETLKKCLKQVTLDDYRNKYGDLFCMEENTTKETKLTESYKEKWEKTVGEVNSLYDKITNLGINLEDDDYYYGKFPLELIKLNCTGYTYK, encoded by the coding sequence ACTAATGAAGATCTCGAACCTGACTTGAGAGATTGCCGATCCGAAGACACGCGACAGCAAATAGAACTGATAATGAAAATGCTGGGCACAAATGACAGCAAAGTCATCAGCCAAACAGACATGGAAAACACATCCGACGAAGCTGTACTAGTTGTGGGCGAGAGAGGCAGCGGAAAAACCAGCTTGATTCAGTTTTTGATTGGAAATGAGAAACTAGTATCGAATATAATAGAAGGAGAAAAACCGAGTCCCTCCCTTTACCACAAAACTGCTGAGCATGTGTACTCTATCGATGATGGAGAGAAAATAGGTATAGCAGCCGACAACCATTCCTTCACACAATACCCGGAAATTGTCAACTTCAACGGAATCAACTTCATAGACACACAAGGCTTTGAAGCATCAAGGAGTCCGGCCGATGAAATCATCGCAATCACTGTCAAGAAGAAAATTCTAAAGAAGTTTAAAAAAGCGAAGATCCTGTTCCTCGTCAACTACAGCAAGGCACCTACAAGCTCTCTCACAGTCAACTTGGTTTACTCTTTTTCCCGTATCCACTCGTTTGTAGAGTTGGGTCGATATGCAAATAATACTGCCATCATTATTACGAACGTCCCTTTCGTTTTGGAAGccaacaatgatgatgatgataatgatgaagaagattaCAATGATGAGGATGATAACGAAAATGCGGGACATTTTGTGAAAAAGCACAATAAAACAAATCAACAGAATCGAAAAGTTACTTCTGAACCACAAGTGGTAGACAATACTCTAGCAGATATTATCTTCAGCTTATACCTGGTACAATCAATTGTAGATCCCGTCGTTGAAGTTGGAAAAGAACCTCCAGGGAAAGTTagagaaattgaaaagaaaaggGACATAATGTCGTTGATAGATAGTATTGAATATACCAAGAAGAAATTGAACATACTTAGAGTAAACGAATTCCATCAGCCTTACAGGGTAGGAGCACTGCACAACATGACACTATTCGAAAAGGATAGAAAATCGTtgtttgaaatgattgaaaacttGGAACCCATTGAGATACGTCAACAAGACTTCAACTTCACCTTATCTAGGCAGGCTGAGACGTTGAAGAAATGTTTGAAGCAAGTGACACTCGACGATTACAGAAACAAGTATGGTGACTTGTTTTGCATGGAAGAAAATACTACTAAGGAGACGAAATTAACGGAAAGTTACAAAGAAAAGTGGGAAAAGACAGTTGGAGAGGTAAACTCGCTGTATGATAAAATTACCAACTTAGGCATAAATCTTGaggatgatgattattattatggaaAGTTTCCTTTAGAATTAATAAAACTCAACTGTACAGGTTATACGTATAAATAA